A genome region from Nicotiana tabacum cultivar K326 chromosome 13, ASM71507v2, whole genome shotgun sequence includes the following:
- the LOC107831739 gene encoding uncharacterized protein LOC107831739, with protein sequence MLRLRAIRPTNDRIVKIHMHPTHPWLVTADASDHVSVWNWDHRQIIYELKPGGVDERRLVGAKLEKLAEGESEPRGKPTEAIRGGSVKQVSFYDDDVRFWQLWHNQSAAAESPAHVTSTFTSPAPSTKGRHFLVICCENKAIFLDLVTMRGRDVPKQELDNKSLLCMVFLSKAATADGPLVAFGGSDGVIRVLSMITWKLARRYTGGHKGAISCLMNFMAASGESLLVSGGSDGLLVLWSADNALDSRELVPKLSLKAHDGGVVAVELSRVIGNAPQLITIGADKTLAIWDTVSFKELRRIKPVPKLACHSVASWCHPRAPNLDILTCVKDSHIWAIEHPTYSALTRPLCELSALVPPQLLASHKKLKVYSMVTHPLQPHLVATGTNIGIILCEFDQKSLPPVVALPTPTGSREHTAVYVVERELKLLQFQLSNTTPPALGSNGSLSDTGRFRGEIPEQLHVKQTKKHITTPAPHDSYSVLSVSSSGKYLAIVWPDIPYFSIYKVSDWSVVDSGSARLLAWDTCRDRFALLESALPPRIPVIPKGSSRKAKEAAAAAAQATAAASSAASSATVQVRILLDDGTSNVLMKSVGSRSEPVIGLHGGALLGMAYRTSRRVSPAAATTISTFQSMPLSGFGSSSVSSFSAMEDSSQKSAAETVPQNFQLYSWETFQPVGGLLPQPDWTAWDQTVEYCAFAYPQHIVICSLRPQFRYLGDVAIPYATGAVWQRRQLFVATPTTIECVFVDAGVAPIDIETKRRREEMKLKEAQARAVAEHGELALIAVDNQQTNPQERIALRPPMLQVVRLASFQHAPSIPPFLSLPRQSKVDGDASSVLKEMDARKANEVAVGGGGVAVAVTRFPAEQARPVGPLLIVGVRDGVLWLIDRYMCAHAISLSHPGIRCRCLAAYGDAVSAVKWASRLGREHHDDLAQFMLGMGYATEALHLPGLSKRLEFDLALQSNDLKRALQCLLIMSNSRDIGQETLGLDLNDLMNMTKKKENVVEAVQGVVKFAKEFMDLIDAADATAQAEIAREALKRLAAAGSIKGALRGQELRGVALRLANHGELTRLSNLVNNLISVGAGREAAFAAALLGDNVLMEKAWQETGMLAEAVLHAHAHGRPSLRTLVQSWNKTLQKEMEHTPSMKTDAAAAFLASLEGPKLTSLADAAKKPPIEILPPGMASLYGPNPGQAKPLLGKQGLPQPGKPLLLEGSKTTAPIASVPAGSDTTATSESGGPPKSENGASTTPESSNPPAADSGAAPATETTAAPATETGAAPASETGTAPATETGAAAAESITTRASNSDASVAAESIVPDPLALNEKPSDNQALVLSTSAAVEPSTTGEIVPSTSATGPTPAPDNKKPSVPDEPLMIDFS encoded by the exons ATGCTGCGGCTAAGGGCAATTCGTCCGACAAATGACAGAATCGTGAAGATTCATATGCATCCGACGCATCCTTGGCTCGTTACTGCTGATGCATCCGATCACGTCTCCGTTTGGAATTGGGACCACCGCCAG ATTATTTATGAACTGAAACCTGGTGGTGTTGATGAACGGCGTTTGGTTGGTGCCAAACTGGAGAAGCTTGCCGAGGGGGAATCAG AGCCTAGAGGGAAACCTACAGAAGCCATACGAGGTGGGAG TGTAAAGCAGGTTAGCTTTTATGATGATGATGTACGATTTTGGCAACTCTGGCATAATCAGTCCGCTGCTGCCGAGTCTCCAGCTCATGTCACTTCAACTTTTACTTCTCCTGCTCCATCAACCAAAGGGCGCCATTTTCTTGTCATCTGTTGTGAGAACAAAGCTATCTTCTTAGACCTGGTGACGATGCGTGGCCGTGATGTACCAAAGCAGGAGCTTGACAACAAATCACTTCTATG TATGGTGTTCCTCTCTAAAGCAGCTACTGCTGATGGCCCTCTTGTGGCTTTTGGAGGGTCGGATGGTGTAATTAGAGTTCTTTCAATGATAACATGGAAG CTTGCACGAAGATACACAGGAGGTCATAAGGGAGCAATTTCTTGCTTGATGAATTTCATGGCTGCTTCTGGCGAG TCTCTTCTAGTTTCTGGTGGTAGTGACGGATTGCTTGTACTTTGGAGTGCAGACAATGCTCTTGATTCGAGAGAGCTTGTTCCTAAGCTCAGCTTAAAA GCTCATGATGGTGGGGTTGTTGCTGTAGAGCTCTCTAGAGTGATTGGTAATGCACCACAGCTCATTACTATTGGTGCTGATAAAACATTAGCTATCTGGGACACCGTCTCCTTTAAG GAACTGCGTCGAATAAAACCTGTTCCAAAACTAGCTTGTCACAGTGTAGCGTCGTGGTGCCACCCACGGGCTCCCAACCTCGATATCTTGACTTGTGTCAAAGATTCCCATATATG GGCTATCGAGCATCCTACCTATTCTGCTCTTACGAGGCCATTGTGTGAACTTTCTGCACTAGTTCCTCCACAATTACTTGCCTCTcacaagaagctgaag GTTTATTCTATGGTTACACACCCTTTACAGCCACACCTTGTAGCTACTGGAACCAATATTGGCATTATTCTGTGTGAATTTGATCAGAAGTCTCTTCCTCCCGTAGTAGCACTGCCAACACCAACAGGAAGTCGTGAACATACTGCTGTTTATGTAGTTGAAAGGGAATTGAAGCTGTTGCAATTTCAGTTATCTAACACCACTCCTCCAGCACTTGGAAGTAATGGCTCTTTGAGTGACACAGGAAGGTTCAGAGGAGAGATACCTGAACAACTTCACGTCAAACAAACCAAAAAGCATATTACTACTCCAGCTCCACATGATTCATACTCAGTTCTTTCTGTCAGCAGTTCTGGGAA GTATCTAGCAATTGTATGGCCTGATATTCCTTACTTCTCTATCTACAAGGTCAGCGATTGGTCAGTTGTTGATTCTGGAAGCGCAAGGCTGTTGGCTTGGGATACTTGTCGAGATAGGTTTGCTTTGTTGGAATCTGCACTCCCTCCTAGAATTCCTGTTATTCCAAAAGGTTCATCTAGAAAAGCGAAGGAAGCTGCTGCAGCTGCAGCACAGGCAACTGCTGCTGCTTCTTCTGCTGCTTCTTCTGCTACTGTTCAAGTTCGTATATTGCTGGATGACGGGACATCAAATGTATTAATGAAGTCGGTGGGAAGCCGAAGTGAACCAGTTATTGGCTTGCATGGAGGGGCATTACTTGGTATGGCCTATCGAACTTCTCGAAGGGTTAGCCCTGCTGCTGCTACAACAATCTCAACATTTCAATCTATGCCATTATCAGGCTTTGGAAGTAGTTCTGTGTCTTCATTTAGCGCTATGGAAGACAGTTCTCAAAAATCTGCAGCTGAAACAGTGCCACAGAACTTCCAATTATACAGCTGGGAAACATTTCAACCAGTGGGTGGTCTTCTTCCTCAACCTGATTGGACCGCATGGGATCAAACAGTTGAGTATTGTGCTTTTGCTTATCCGCAGCACATTGTCATATGTTCTTTACGTCCACAGTTTAGATACTTGGGGGATGTGGCAATTCCTTATGCAACTGGGGCAGTTTGGCAGCGAAGGCAGTTGTTTGTGGCTACACCTACTACCATTGAGTGTGTTTTTGTGGATGCTGGAGTTGCGCCTATTGACATAGAAACAAAACGAAGAAGAGAGGAAATGAAACTTAAAGAGGCACAGGCAAGAGCTGTTGCTGAACATGGAGAATTAGCATTGATAGCAGTCGACAACCAACAAACAAATCCACAAGAGAGGATAGCATTGAGACCCCCAATGCTACAAGTTGTGCGGTTGGCTTCTTTTCAGCATGCACCCTCTATTCCTCCATTTCTGTCATTGCCTAGACAGTCAAAAGTTGATGGTGATGCATCGAGTGTTCTCAAGGAGATGGATGCTCGTAAAGCTAATGAGGTGGCAGTTGGTGGTGGTGGGGTTGCAGTAGCTGTCACTCGTTTTCCTGCAGAGCAAGCACGGCCAGTTGGACCTCTTCTAATTGTAGGTGTTCGAGATGGTGTTCTTTGGCTAATTGATCGATACATGTGCGCCCATGCAATATCCCTCAGCCATCCTGGTATCCGTTGCCGATGTTTGGCGGCTTATGGAGATGCTGTTAGTGCAGTAAAATGGGCCAGTCGACTTGGCCGCGAGCATCATGATGATCTAGCGCAATTTATGCTTGGGATGGGTTATGCTACTGAAGCACTTCATTTACCTGGATTATCCAAGAGGTTGGAGTTTGATCTGGCCCTGCAGAGCAATGATTTGAAAAGAGCACTTCAGTGCCTTCTAATAATGAGCAACAGCAGAGATATTGGGCAAGAAACTCTTGGATTGGATCTGAACGATCTTATGAACATgacaaagaagaaggaaaatgttgttgAAGCTGTTCAAGGAGTAGTTAAATTTGCCAAGGAGTTTATGGATCTCATTGATGCTGCAGATGCGACAGCACAAGCTGAGATTGCTCGTGAAGCTCTTAAAAGACTAGCAGCTGCTGGTTCCATAAAGGGAGCTCTACGAGGTCAGGAATTAAGAGGCGTTGCTTTACGGCTTGCAAATCATGGGGAGTTAACACGACTCAGT AACTTGGTAAACAATTTGATATCAGTTGGTGCGGGACGGGAGGCTGCATTTGCAGCTGCACTTTTGGGAGACAATGTACTTATGGAGAAAGCATGGCAGGAAACTGGGATGCTTGCTGAGGCTGTACTACATGCACAT GCTCATGGGCGACCTTCATTGAGAACCTTGGTCCAGTCGTGGAACAAAACGTTGCAGAAGGAGATGGAACACACTCCATCAATGAAAACTGATGCAGCAGCTGCATTTCTGGCCTCTCTCGAGGGACCTAAGCTCACGAGTTTGGCAGATGCTGCAAAGAAGCCACCAATTGAAATACTGCCACCTGGTATGGCATCTCTATATGGTCCTAATCCCGGTCAAGCCAAACCTCTTTTGGGGAAACAGGGCCTTCCACAACCTGGCAAACCACTACTTTTAGAAGGATCTAAAACGACAGCACCAATTGCTTCTGTTCCTGCTGGAAGCGACACAACTGCAACATCAGAATCAGGCGGCCCTCCTAAATCAGAAAATGGGGCTTCAACTACACCGGAATCAAGTAATCCACCTGCGGCGGACTCTGGTGCTGCACCTGCGACAGAAACCACTGCTGCACCTGCGACAGAAACTGGTGCTGCACCTGCGTCAGAGACTGGTACTGCACCTGCGACAGAAACTGGTGCCGCTGCTGCAGAATCAATTACAACCCGAGCATCAAACTCGGATGCTTCAGTTGCAGCTGAATCAATTGTTCCTGATCCACTAGCATTGAATGAAAAGCCTTCAGACAATCAGGCCTTGGTCTTATCAACATCAGCTGCTGTAGAACCATCTACAACAGGTGAAATTGTTCCATCGACTTCAGCCACGGGTCCAACCCCTGCACCAGATAATAAGAAACCAAGTGTTCCTGATGAACCTTTAATGATTGATTTTTCTTGA